A single genomic interval of Roseomonas aeriglobus harbors:
- a CDS encoding 3'-5' exonuclease, whose protein sequence is MRPTPSIVRVIDLETTGNAPPAHAVVEIGWQDVALQPDGRWELEGEGGSVLVNPGRPIPPVTMAVHHIRDEDVADARYWHDVARPILDPWPRRVALAAHRASFEQQFCTAALTHGNQWICTWKCALRLWPDSPGFSNQMLRYWRKPAGLEHERGLPAHRAFPDAYVTAFHVRDQLNEASVAQLVEWTEAPGLLPRVRYGPDRGKEWREIDNESLAGFLTDRDVDIRFTAETELARRRGGGEIGRASAQELLL, encoded by the coding sequence ATGCGTCCAACCCCCAGCATCGTCCGCGTCATCGATCTCGAAACCACCGGCAACGCGCCGCCCGCCCACGCCGTGGTCGAGATCGGCTGGCAGGACGTGGCGCTCCAGCCTGACGGGCGGTGGGAGCTGGAGGGCGAGGGCGGCAGCGTGCTGGTCAATCCTGGCCGGCCGATCCCGCCCGTGACGATGGCGGTCCACCATATCCGGGACGAGGACGTTGCCGACGCACGCTACTGGCATGACGTCGCGCGGCCGATCCTCGACCCCTGGCCACGTCGCGTCGCGCTTGCGGCGCATCGGGCCAGCTTCGAGCAGCAGTTCTGCACCGCGGCGCTGACCCACGGCAATCAATGGATCTGCACCTGGAAATGCGCGCTCCGGCTGTGGCCTGACAGCCCCGGCTTCTCGAACCAGATGCTACGCTATTGGCGCAAGCCTGCGGGGCTGGAGCATGAGCGCGGCCTTCCCGCCCACCGGGCATTTCCCGATGCCTATGTCACCGCCTTCCACGTCCGCGACCAGCTCAATGAAGCGTCGGTCGCGCAGCTGGTCGAATGGACCGAAGCGCCGGGGCTGCTGCCGCGCGTCCGCTACGGCCCCGACCGTGGCAAGGAATGGCGCGAGATCGACAACGAAAGCCTGGCCGGCTTTCTTACCGATCGCGACGTTGATATCCGCTTCACCGCAGAGACCGAGCTCGCCCGCCGGCGGGGCGGGGGTGAGATCGGCCGGGCGTCGGCGCAGGAACTCCTGCTCTAA
- a CDS encoding CHASE3 domain-containing protein: MAWGVSAQIRDDDRALRRLLLWAMGLGFAALLGAGIAAWSSTERTQRYAALVDHSYQVRDAIGRFQVTLEQSETARRGYLLTGAEIFRVTYRENADRLERELSEIESLTLDNSTQTEAVARIRRLLERVQESRDRSMQLVGTGSRAFAVELFDSDGSVIGVRAIRARLRVMLAAEESLLDVRGADQRASTAAFLTALGAAGLLVMLVAGVSFITIFRFTRDLGASRARLQELNDTLEDQVAERTTDLARANEEIQRFAYIVSHDLRSPLVNVMGFTAELEAGQKALAEMVDRADRDAPDVVTDEARFAAREDLPEAIGFIRTSTQKMDRLINAILKLSREGRRTIAPEPIDMAALVSGIRDTLQHRLDEVGGTVDVAGTLPSIVTDRLAIEQVFANVIENAVKYRHPTRPVRVTVRGRQVAGRAMFEIADNGRGIDPRDHQRVFDLFRRSGAQDQPGEGIGLAHVRALTYRLGGTIDVASELGEGATFRINLPLTIETSGPLA, translated from the coding sequence GTGGCCTGGGGGGTATCCGCACAGATCCGCGACGATGATCGCGCGCTTCGCCGGCTGCTGCTGTGGGCGATGGGGCTGGGGTTCGCCGCGCTACTGGGCGCGGGCATCGCCGCCTGGTCGAGCACCGAACGCACGCAACGCTACGCCGCGCTGGTCGATCACAGCTATCAGGTGCGCGACGCCATAGGGCGGTTCCAGGTCACGCTCGAACAGTCGGAGACGGCGCGGCGCGGCTACCTGCTGACCGGCGCGGAGATATTCCGCGTGACCTACCGCGAAAACGCCGACCGGCTGGAGCGCGAACTGAGCGAGATCGAATCGCTGACGCTCGACAATTCCACCCAGACCGAAGCCGTCGCGCGTATCCGCCGCCTGCTCGAGCGGGTGCAGGAAAGCCGGGATCGGTCGATGCAGCTGGTCGGCACGGGCAGCCGGGCCTTTGCGGTCGAGTTGTTCGACAGCGACGGATCGGTCATCGGCGTGCGGGCGATCCGGGCGCGCCTGCGCGTGATGCTGGCCGCGGAAGAGTCGCTGCTCGACGTGCGCGGTGCGGACCAGCGGGCCAGCACGGCCGCGTTCCTGACCGCGCTGGGCGCGGCGGGGCTGCTGGTGATGCTGGTCGCCGGCGTTTCGTTCATCACCATTTTCCGCTTCACGCGCGACCTGGGGGCGTCTCGCGCGCGGTTGCAGGAACTGAACGACACGCTGGAGGATCAGGTGGCCGAACGCACGACCGATCTCGCCCGTGCCAATGAGGAGATCCAGCGCTTCGCCTATATCGTCAGTCACGACCTGCGCTCGCCGCTCGTCAACGTCATGGGCTTCACCGCCGAGCTGGAGGCGGGGCAGAAGGCGTTGGCGGAGATGGTCGATCGCGCCGACCGCGACGCGCCCGATGTCGTCACCGACGAAGCGCGGTTCGCCGCGCGAGAGGATCTGCCCGAGGCGATCGGCTTCATCCGCACCTCGACGCAGAAGATGGACCGGCTGATCAACGCCATCCTGAAACTGTCGCGCGAAGGCCGCCGCACGATCGCGCCCGAGCCGATCGACATGGCGGCACTCGTCTCCGGTATCCGTGACACGCTGCAGCACAGGCTCGACGAGGTGGGGGGAACGGTGGATGTCGCCGGCACCCTCCCGTCGATCGTCACCGACCGGCTGGCGATCGAGCAGGTGTTCGCCAACGTCATCGAGAATGCGGTAAAATACCGCCATCCGACCCGCCCGGTGCGCGTCACGGTGCGCGGGCGCCAGGTCGCCGGACGCGCGATGTTCGAGATTGCCGACAATGGGCGCGGGATCGACCCGCGCGATCATCAGCGCGTGTTCGACCTGTTTCGCCGCTCGGGCGCGCAGGATCAGCCGGGCGAAGGCATCGGCCTGGCCCATGTCCGCGCCTTGACCTACCGGCTGGGCGGGACCATCGATGTCGCGTCCGAGCTGGGAGAGGGCGCGACCTTCCGCATCAATCTTCCGCTCACCATCGAAACGTCAGGGCCGCTTGCATGA
- a CDS encoding response regulator: MNAHQSVTIVMIEDDEGHARLIEKNIRRAGINNDIRHFTDGTSALDYMFNDAAGPALNGPALILLDLNLPDMSGTDILAKVKAEGSAVKRTPVVVLTTTDDKVEIQRCYDLGCNVYITKPVNYENFATAIRQLGLFLSVIQVPDQAE, translated from the coding sequence ATGAACGCGCATCAATCCGTCACCATCGTCATGATCGAGGACGATGAAGGCCATGCCCGGCTGATCGAGAAGAACATCCGCCGCGCCGGCATCAACAACGACATCCGCCATTTCACCGATGGCACCTCGGCGCTCGATTACATGTTCAACGACGCGGCCGGGCCTGCGCTGAATGGTCCGGCGCTGATCCTGCTCGATCTCAACCTGCCTGACATGAGCGGCACCGACATCCTGGCCAAGGTGAAGGCCGAAGGATCGGCGGTGAAGCGCACGCCGGTCGTGGTGCTGACGACCACCGACGACAAGGTCGAAATCCAGCGCTGCTACGATCTCGGCTGCAACGTCTACATCACCAAGCCGGTGAACTACGAGAATTTCGCAACGGCGATCCGCCAGCTGGGGCTGTTCCTGTCGGTGATCCAGGTTCCGGACCAGGCCGAATAG
- a CDS encoding response regulator: MPHAGARILYIDDDAGLCRLAERALTRRGMHVTTASGGEAGLALASEQRFDLVAVDHYMPGLDGLETLKRLRQLAEPPAVVYVSGSEDARVAVAAMKAGAADYVVKTVGEDFFDLLTSTIANVMIKQALQRGKDLAEAELRASNARLEALLKEVNHRVANSLQLVSAFVHLQSSQIQDEAARAALQDTQARIAAIGAVHRRLYTSNDVEGVEMDEYLRALVDELGQAWSGSPDHRILLTSDPIRLPTDRAVSVGVIVNELVSNACKYAYGESCGGEIRVALRRQGDDRFELAVEDDGVGFDEGAAPKGTGLGTKLVRTMAQSLQSSVVYTPNDPRGLRATLVASLN, encoded by the coding sequence GTGCCTCACGCTGGCGCCCGCATTCTCTATATCGACGACGACGCCGGCTTGTGCCGGCTCGCCGAACGCGCGCTGACGCGCCGCGGGATGCACGTCACCACCGCGAGCGGGGGCGAGGCGGGGCTGGCTCTGGCGTCGGAGCAGCGGTTCGATCTGGTCGCGGTCGACCATTACATGCCGGGGCTCGACGGGCTGGAGACGCTGAAGCGGCTGCGCCAGCTGGCCGAGCCTCCTGCGGTCGTCTACGTCTCGGGTTCCGAGGACGCGCGTGTCGCGGTCGCAGCGATGAAGGCGGGTGCGGCCGACTATGTCGTGAAGACGGTGGGCGAGGATTTCTTCGATCTGCTGACCTCGACCATCGCCAATGTCATGATCAAGCAGGCGCTCCAGCGCGGCAAGGATCTGGCAGAGGCGGAGCTGCGCGCATCGAACGCGCGGCTCGAGGCGCTGCTGAAGGAGGTCAATCACCGCGTCGCCAATTCGCTGCAGCTGGTGTCGGCGTTCGTCCACCTCCAGTCGAGCCAGATTCAGGACGAGGCCGCCCGCGCCGCGCTGCAGGACACACAGGCGCGCATAGCCGCGATCGGTGCGGTCCATCGCCGGCTCTACACCTCGAACGACGTCGAGGGTGTGGAGATGGACGAATATCTGCGCGCGCTGGTCGATGAACTTGGCCAGGCGTGGTCCGGCAGCCCGGATCACCGCATCCTGCTGACCAGCGACCCCATCCGTCTGCCGACCGACCGCGCGGTGTCGGTGGGGGTGATCGTCAACGAACTCGTCAGCAATGCGTGCAAATATGCGTATGGCGAAAGCTGCGGCGGGGAAATTCGCGTCGCGCTGCGGCGACAGGGCGACGACCGGTTCGAGTTGGCTGTCGAAGACGACGGGGTCGGCTTCGACGAAGGCGCGGCGCCGAAGGGCACGGGGCTGGGCACCAAGCTGGTGCGGACCATGGCGCAGAGCCTGCAATCCTCGGTCGTCTATACCCCGAATGACCCGCGCGGCCTGCGCGCAACATTGGTCGCTTCGCTCAACTGA
- a CDS encoding DUF885 family protein has product MMDRREFLASTAAAGAIGLAPAKALAAEAAPAAGSGDAALNAQFTRIFIEAGLRSPELATSLGFDKGSGAALKRKLNDRSPAAKAENLARTKAAIATVEGFDPATLSKGAKLNREVVLYQLRSQIVGQERFGVDSPQRPFIITQQGGAYFSIPDFLNSSHTIQTADDAEAYLDRTRAFATALDQDSANQEAQAARGYLAPAFSLDLALGQMAALRKPAPADNTLTQSIVRRTNGKIPGDWSARCAAIVEKEVYPALDRQIALVTNLRKTARTSAGLWDVPQGAALYAAALEQATTTKFTPDEVHTLGLQQVAEISAQLDTILKSQGLTRGTVGERLTALNARGDQLYLDTPASKKELIDGLNAGNAAMQAKLARAFNNPPNAPLMIQAVPAEIQDGASNGYYSRAALDGSRPAIYWINLKSVGDWPKYTLPSLTYHEGVPGHHLQITIAQGSDQPLIRKVGGFSAYSEGWALYAEQVADELGGYATPLEKAGYLQSFLFRAARLVVDTGIHAKRWTREQATDYLVKTTGFARPRSQREVERYCTQAGQACSYKVGHIAWLRARDNARKILGAKYDVKTFHEVLRDGAVPLTILERLVEERARALV; this is encoded by the coding sequence ATGATGGATCGGCGGGAATTTCTGGCCTCGACGGCAGCGGCGGGGGCGATCGGGCTGGCGCCGGCGAAGGCGTTGGCGGCCGAGGCCGCACCTGCGGCGGGATCGGGCGATGCGGCGCTCAATGCGCAGTTCACCCGTATCTTCATAGAAGCGGGACTGCGCTCGCCTGAACTCGCGACCTCGCTCGGTTTCGACAAGGGGTCGGGCGCGGCGTTGAAGCGCAAGCTGAACGATCGCAGCCCGGCGGCCAAAGCGGAGAATCTCGCGCGGACAAAGGCCGCGATCGCGACGGTCGAGGGGTTCGACCCGGCGACCCTGTCGAAGGGCGCGAAGCTCAACCGCGAGGTCGTGCTCTACCAGCTGCGCTCGCAGATCGTCGGACAGGAGCGATTCGGCGTCGATTCGCCGCAGCGCCCGTTCATCATCACCCAGCAGGGTGGCGCCTATTTCTCGATCCCCGATTTCCTGAATTCGTCGCATACCATTCAGACCGCGGACGATGCCGAAGCCTATCTCGATCGCACCCGCGCGTTCGCGACGGCGCTCGATCAGGACAGCGCCAACCAGGAGGCGCAGGCGGCGCGGGGCTATCTGGCGCCGGCTTTCTCGCTCGATCTCGCGCTCGGGCAGATGGCGGCGCTGCGCAAGCCGGCCCCGGCCGACAACACGCTGACCCAGTCGATCGTGCGCCGCACCAACGGCAAGATCCCGGGCGACTGGAGTGCGCGCTGTGCCGCGATCGTCGAGAAGGAGGTCTATCCTGCGCTGGACCGCCAGATCGCGCTAGTGACGAACCTCCGCAAGACTGCACGGACGTCGGCGGGCCTGTGGGACGTGCCGCAGGGCGCCGCCCTCTATGCCGCGGCACTCGAACAAGCGACGACGACCAAATTCACACCGGACGAGGTGCACACGCTCGGCCTGCAGCAGGTCGCCGAGATCAGCGCGCAGCTCGACACGATCCTGAAGAGCCAGGGCCTGACCCGCGGCACCGTCGGCGAGCGGCTGACCGCGCTCAACGCGCGCGGCGACCAACTTTATCTCGACACGCCGGCGAGCAAGAAGGAGCTGATCGACGGCCTGAACGCCGGCAACGCCGCGATGCAGGCGAAGCTGGCGCGGGCGTTCAATAATCCGCCCAACGCGCCGCTGATGATCCAGGCGGTGCCGGCCGAGATCCAGGACGGCGCGTCGAACGGCTATTACAGCCGTGCCGCGCTCGATGGCTCGCGTCCGGCGATCTACTGGATCAACCTCAAATCGGTCGGCGACTGGCCGAAGTATACGCTGCCGTCGCTGACCTATCACGAGGGCGTGCCCGGTCATCACCTGCAGATCACGATCGCGCAAGGGTCCGACCAGCCGCTGATCCGCAAGGTCGGCGGGTTCAGCGCGTATAGCGAGGGTTGGGCGCTCTATGCCGAACAGGTCGCCGACGAACTGGGCGGCTATGCGACGCCGCTGGAGAAGGCGGGCTACCTCCAGTCCTTCCTGTTCCGTGCCGCGCGGCTGGTGGTCGATACCGGCATCCACGCCAAGCGCTGGACCCGCGAACAGGCGACCGATTATCTGGTCAAGACGACCGGCTTCGCGCGGCCCCGGTCGCAGCGCGAGGTGGAGCGTTATTGCACGCAAGCCGGCCAGGCGTGCAGTTACAAGGTCGGCCACATCGCCTGGCTGCGCGCGCGAGACAATGCCCGCAAGATCCTGGGCGCAAAGTACGACGTGAAGACGTTCCACGAGGTGCTGCGCGATGGCGCCGTACCGCTGACGATTCTGGAGCGGCTGGTCGAGGAACGGGCGCGGGCGCTGGTGTGA
- a CDS encoding M48 family metalloprotease has translation MLRRLTLATATAALALSPIAASAQTARAITQSDRAQGAQANPELVAQFGGRYDGPQAAFVERVGKRVALQSGLSNSQNDFTVQLLNSPVENAFAIPGGYVYVTRQLLALMNSEDELAFVMGHEVGHVAARHSAGRQKTSTIGGVLAGIVGAVAGNSGVGQLIGAGAQQAAGLYTLKYGRDQEYQADTLGIRYVAGAGYDPNAAPLILGSLGAETALEARAAGRNAAAVPTWLSTHPSNAARVQRARQLAQQTASTNMRAGQDTGFLRMLDGMVYDDDPAQGVIDGQTFRHPQLRFRFTAPTGYTIANAADAVTVAGQRGQAQLSAAGRTSPAAAVVQRFQAIGGRIDASQVRETMIGGRASAVATTTAAANNQRVDATVIATTLPSGTYTWTIVTPQGSGIGPFEPLLDSFAPLSATEAGQIRGKRIRIHTVRAGDTIDSLARQMAYPTLQRDRFLTLNGIADGTTLRPGTLVKLVVAG, from the coding sequence ATGTTACGCCGCCTGACCCTCGCCACCGCCACTGCGGCGCTGGCCCTGTCCCCCATCGCCGCCAGTGCCCAGACGGCGCGCGCGATCACCCAGTCCGACCGGGCGCAGGGCGCGCAGGCGAACCCGGAACTCGTCGCGCAGTTCGGCGGGCGCTACGACGGCCCGCAGGCGGCCTTCGTCGAGCGGGTCGGCAAGCGTGTCGCGCTGCAGTCCGGCCTGTCGAATTCGCAGAACGACTTTACCGTCCAGCTGCTCAACTCGCCGGTCGAGAACGCCTTCGCGATCCCTGGCGGCTATGTCTACGTCACCCGCCAGCTGCTTGCCTTGATGAACAGCGAAGACGAGCTGGCGTTCGTCATGGGGCATGAGGTCGGCCACGTCGCCGCGCGGCATTCGGCGGGCCGGCAGAAGACCTCGACGATCGGCGGCGTCCTGGCGGGCATCGTCGGTGCTGTCGCCGGCAATTCGGGCGTCGGCCAGCTGATCGGTGCCGGCGCGCAGCAGGCAGCGGGGCTCTACACCCTGAAATATGGCCGCGACCAGGAATATCAGGCCGATACGCTCGGCATCCGCTACGTGGCGGGGGCCGGCTACGATCCCAATGCGGCGCCGTTGATCTTGGGTTCGCTGGGGGCGGAGACGGCGCTGGAAGCACGCGCGGCCGGGCGGAACGCCGCGGCGGTGCCGACATGGCTCAGCACCCACCCGTCGAATGCGGCGCGCGTCCAGCGCGCGCGGCAACTGGCGCAGCAGACAGCATCGACAAACATGCGCGCCGGTCAGGACACTGGCTTTCTGCGTATGCTCGACGGGATGGTCTATGACGACGACCCCGCGCAGGGCGTGATCGATGGCCAGACCTTCCGCCATCCGCAGCTGCGGTTCCGCTTCACCGCGCCGACCGGCTACACCATCGCCAATGCCGCCGACGCGGTGACCGTTGCCGGCCAGCGCGGACAGGCGCAGCTGTCCGCCGCCGGCCGCACGTCGCCTGCCGCCGCGGTCGTTCAGCGCTTCCAGGCGATCGGCGGACGGATCGACGCGTCGCAGGTGCGCGAGACCATGATCGGTGGCCGCGCGTCCGCCGTCGCGACGACCACGGCCGCCGCCAACAACCAGCGTGTCGATGCGACCGTCATCGCCACCACGCTGCCGTCGGGCACCTACACCTGGACGATCGTGACGCCGCAAGGCTCGGGGATCGGCCCGTTCGAGCCGCTGCTTGACAGTTTCGCGCCGCTCAGCGCGACGGAGGCCGGGCAGATCCGCGGCAAGCGCATCCGCATTCACACGGTACGCGCCGGCGACACGATCGACAGCCTGGCGCGGCAGATGGCCTATCCGACCCTGCAGCGGGACCGTTTCCTGACATTGAACGGCATCGCGGATGGGACGACGCTTCGCCCCGGCACGCTCGTGAAGCTGGTGGTGGCTGGATAG
- a CDS encoding glycosyltransferase family 2 protein: protein MTRPALSVVIPCYNEEACLEQLHARVSAAARAAVGDDHEIVLVNDGSRDTSWSVMQRLSTLDPRLVAINLSRNHGHQLALTAGLDLCAGEQILVIDADLQDPPELLTDMRAAMVEQQADVVYAVRRKRDGETFFKKATASAFYRVLDRVTDVPIPLDTGDFRLMSRRALDAFLSLPEQARFIRGMVAWVGFRQVPFLYDRHERLAGESKYPLGKMIRFALDAVTGFSTAPLRFASHVGLALTGATVLLFLYVMGSFVLGRTVQGWTSTMLVVLFLGSVQMFVLGMIGEYLGRLYVESKKRPLYLVADVAGPVQGRASLGYRAGEGPRPVRPEPTEGLIAATPQDEG from the coding sequence ATGACTCGTCCGGCCCTTTCCGTCGTGATCCCCTGCTATAACGAGGAAGCCTGCCTCGAGCAGTTGCACGCCCGCGTGTCCGCGGCTGCGCGCGCGGCGGTGGGCGACGATCATGAGATCGTCCTCGTCAACGACGGCTCGCGCGATACCAGCTGGAGCGTGATGCAGCGCCTGTCCACGCTCGACCCGCGGCTGGTCGCGATCAACCTGTCGCGTAATCACGGCCACCAACTGGCGCTGACTGCGGGGCTCGACCTGTGCGCCGGCGAGCAGATCCTGGTGATTGATGCCGACTTGCAGGATCCGCCCGAACTGCTGACCGACATGCGGGCGGCAATGGTCGAGCAGCAGGCCGATGTCGTCTACGCCGTGCGGCGCAAGCGCGATGGCGAGACGTTCTTCAAGAAAGCGACCGCATCTGCCTTCTACCGGGTGCTCGATCGGGTGACCGACGTGCCGATCCCCCTCGACACCGGCGACTTCCGCCTGATGAGCCGGCGCGCGCTCGACGCATTTCTGTCGTTACCCGAACAGGCGCGCTTCATCCGTGGCATGGTCGCCTGGGTGGGGTTCCGCCAGGTCCCGTTCCTTTATGACCGGCACGAGCGACTGGCGGGCGAAAGCAAATATCCGCTCGGCAAGATGATCCGTTTCGCGCTCGACGCGGTGACGGGTTTCTCGACCGCGCCGCTGCGGTTTGCCAGCCACGTCGGCCTTGCGCTGACGGGGGCGACGGTGCTCCTGTTTCTGTACGTCATGGGCAGCTTCGTGCTCGGCCGCACGGTTCAGGGATGGACCTCGACAATGCTCGTCGTGCTGTTCCTAGGCTCGGTGCAGATGTTCGTGCTGGGGATGATCGGCGAATATCTCGGGCGGCTGTACGTCGAATCCAAGAAGCGACCGCTGTATCTGGTCGCGGACGTGGCGGGCCCGGTACAGGGCCGCGCGAGCCTGGGCTATCGCGCCGGCGAAGGCCCACGTCCGGTGCGACCGGAGCCGACCGAGGGTCTGATCGCCGCGACACCGCAGGACGAGGGCTGA
- a CDS encoding class I SAM-dependent methyltransferase: protein MDRIVYDRMAAHDSTHWWYRARRDILSDYVERFAGLPKDARILEIGCGTGHNLPMLASFGEVDAIEIDEAAREIASQRLGKPVGTAPLPELSGVERGSYDMVAVLDVIEHIDDDVAALKAMAEALKPGGKILVAVPAHQWMWSAHDVVNHHKRRYSKATLDKAIRDAGLTHNGLRWFNSLLFPAAVAARVAGKLTGKDDSDDSPPPKPLNALFETIFRVERHLLGRVPLTPGLSLITLVTK, encoded by the coding sequence ATGGACCGTATCGTCTATGACCGCATGGCCGCGCACGATTCCACCCATTGGTGGTATCGCGCCCGCCGCGACATCCTGTCGGACTATGTCGAGCGCTTCGCAGGCTTGCCCAAGGACGCCCGCATCCTGGAGATCGGTTGCGGCACCGGCCACAACCTACCGATGCTGGCTAGCTTCGGTGAGGTCGATGCGATCGAGATCGACGAGGCGGCGCGCGAGATCGCCAGCCAGCGACTGGGCAAGCCGGTCGGCACCGCGCCGCTCCCCGAACTCTCGGGCGTCGAGCGGGGCAGCTACGACATGGTCGCAGTGCTCGACGTCATCGAACATATCGACGACGATGTCGCGGCACTCAAAGCGATGGCCGAAGCGCTGAAGCCCGGCGGCAAGATCCTGGTCGCGGTGCCTGCGCACCAGTGGATGTGGAGCGCGCACGACGTCGTGAACCATCACAAGCGCCGCTATTCGAAGGCGACGCTCGACAAGGCGATCCGCGACGCGGGCCTGACGCACAACGGCCTACGCTGGTTCAACTCGCTGCTGTTTCCCGCCGCAGTCGCGGCGCGCGTCGCCGGCAAGCTGACGGGCAAGGACGACAGCGACGATTCCCCGCCGCCCAAGCCGCTGAACGCGCTGTTCGAAACGATCTTCCGCGTCGAGCGCCACCTGCTCGGGCGCGTACCGCTGACGCCGGGACTGTCGCTGATTACGTTGGTGACGAAGTAA
- a CDS encoding GtrA family protein, translated as MVSRALQHLNSSGMLGQLIRYAITGGGVTLLGAGLYTGLVLTTPIHPQAAMAAAYVVCVAVGYVLHSRWSFRGHGTRDNPGKTTFRFFVASLISYAMNAFWTWLCVNAFGLPDWTPVLPLLFVTPLAMFAINRNWVFG; from the coding sequence TTGGTATCGCGCGCACTCCAACATCTGAATTCGAGCGGGATGCTCGGCCAGTTGATCCGCTACGCCATCACCGGCGGCGGCGTGACGCTGCTCGGGGCGGGGCTCTACACCGGGCTCGTGCTGACGACGCCTATCCACCCGCAGGCGGCGATGGCGGCGGCCTATGTGGTGTGCGTCGCTGTCGGCTATGTGCTCCACAGCCGCTGGAGCTTCCGCGGCCACGGCACCCGCGACAATCCGGGCAAGACGACGTTCCGCTTTTTCGTCGCCAGCCTCATCAGCTATGCGATGAATGCCTTCTGGACGTGGTTGTGCGTCAACGCCTTCGGTCTGCCCGACTGGACGCCGGTCCTGCCTTTGCTCTTCGTCACGCCTCTCGCGATGTTCGCGATCAACCGCAATTGGGTTTTCGGATAA
- the dprA gene encoding DNA-processing protein DprA has translation MADAATLARLRLIRTRGIGPVTYAQLLARFGTAAAALEALPTLARRGGGTPPPVADIRLVEREISEVARLGARHLFVDDADYPALLAEIETAPPVLTVRGDIALAQRTTVAMVGARNASAAACRFARMLAQALGEGGVTVVSGLARGIDTQAHVASLASGTVGVIASGIDIAFPPENRELQEAVASRGLLVAEQPLGEEPRARNFPSRNRIIAGLALGTVVVEAAPKSGSLITARLAAEAGREVMAVPGSPLDPRAQGCNALIREGATLIQTADDILEAIRPIDPRAVRTARRDFAGPPPDDATDSDRRRVGDLLGPVPVAVDELIRLSGLAPASVQTVLLELELAGRLDRHAAGRVSYR, from the coding sequence TTGGCTGACGCGGCGACGCTCGCGCGCCTGCGGCTGATCCGCACGCGCGGGATCGGCCCGGTCACCTATGCCCAACTCCTTGCGCGCTTCGGCACCGCCGCCGCTGCACTGGAGGCGCTGCCGACATTGGCCCGACGCGGCGGCGGCACCCCGCCCCCCGTCGCCGACATCCGCCTGGTCGAACGCGAGATTTCCGAGGTTGCGCGCCTCGGCGCTCGACATCTGTTCGTCGACGACGCCGACTATCCCGCGCTGCTGGCTGAAATCGAGACGGCACCGCCCGTCCTGACCGTGCGTGGCGACATTGCGCTGGCCCAGCGGACGACGGTCGCGATGGTCGGCGCGCGCAACGCATCGGCCGCCGCCTGCCGCTTTGCCCGGATGCTTGCCCAGGCACTGGGCGAGGGCGGAGTGACGGTCGTCTCGGGCCTCGCCCGTGGGATCGACACCCAGGCCCATGTCGCCAGCCTCGCCAGCGGCACGGTGGGCGTCATCGCGAGCGGCATCGACATCGCCTTCCCGCCGGAGAACCGCGAGCTGCAGGAAGCGGTGGCAAGCCGTGGCCTGCTCGTCGCCGAACAGCCGCTGGGCGAGGAGCCGCGCGCCCGCAACTTTCCCAGCCGCAACCGGATCATCGCCGGCCTGGCGCTCGGTACGGTAGTGGTGGAAGCCGCGCCCAAGTCCGGTTCCCTGATCACTGCGCGGCTGGCGGCAGAGGCGGGACGCGAGGTCATGGCCGTGCCCGGCAGCCCGCTCGACCCGCGCGCGCAGGGGTGCAACGCGCTGATCCGCGAAGGCGCGACGCTGATCCAGACCGCTGACGACATATTGGAGGCGATCCGACCGATCGACCCCCGCGCCGTCCGCACCGCCCGCCGCGACTTCGCCGGCCCGCCGCCCGACGATGCGACCGATAGCGATCGCCGGCGTGTCGGCGACCTTCTCGGCCCGGTGCCGGTCGCGGTGGACGAACTCATCCGCCTGTCAGGCCTGGCACCGGCAAGCGTTCAGACCGTGCTGCTCGAACTGGAACTCGCCGGCCGGCTGGATCGCCACGCAGCTGGCCGCGTGAGCTATCGCTAA